The Ananas comosus cultivar F153 linkage group 4, ASM154086v1, whole genome shotgun sequence region ACGATTTATTTAATTAAGCGGAGCTTAATGTCAATGTTACTTTAGAAATTAATCACTTCAATATTTGAACAAGTCCTAGCTGGACAAGATATACACCTAgacaagatatatatacatctatcattattattattattatatattattactgagatatatatgctcaatagtCATGGTCAAAGTTAGAGAAAAATCATGAATAGaagatatataagaaaaaagaaaactgattATTAGACCTTGGCCTGATGTAGTTTGGAACGGCGTCTTCGTTGGTGTCTCGGTCGTGAATTAACTTGTGGAACCTCAATTAATTAGacggtcatatatatatatatatatatgtttttttataGTTCTAGTGCTAGCAAAGTCCATCTGATCCACGACATATATATTGGTTGAACAGTACCATAACTTAAATCAGTGTGCTCGCCGGCTGTATTTGTGCGTAATTAATTAGATGATATATATCATCAATAGATAgtgatattattataatattactaaTGGAATTTTGTTGGGTGCATCATGTTGATGATAACGACAAACCAAATGATGACTATATGCTCGGTAGTTTTAAGTGATGGAGCTTTCTTAATTATCAgtggccatatatatatatatatatatatatatatatatatatatgatatatatagagttaggctatatacatgcatatattaatatGTGTGTGTTGGACATGTCGATAGAGTGCACTGTCTCCTTTGGTCAGCAGACGGGGCTGGCTAGCATCActgcctcttcttcttctttactgCTTGTAATTGATTTATAATTGGATTAGAATAAACatttaaatctattgaagatgaattaatatgaatttaaatattaactaTTAGAAGATAAATCCTAATTAAAGTAGGATTGGAATATGATATAGAGGGTGCATTATATAAGTATCATTGTGGGTTGTAGTCTAGGGAAGTACAGCGAGAGAGAGCTTTTTATGGTGATGATCTTACTATGAGAAAGCTTAGGCCAAGTTaggtgcacctagtgcatgagTGCACTAAAAGTGAACTCTTCTTTTAGTTTatagaaaatgagagaaagatagaagaGATTTTGAAAGAAGGCTCAAATTAAAACTATTCTAAACAGAAGAGGAGTACTTAggtataattttttcttatttaaataaattttattttacctatatattttatgtttgattttttttttcttttgtgattttATCAGTTTTTACTGAGAGTacggatttatggtaaaaattcaaattgacgCATCCGTTGTGAAATTTCAATAAACAATATCTAATTTATAGTAGTCGGTATTATAGCGGGttgtaaaatctcaaaatttgacATTACGACGGATACCAGATTCCCAACACTAAGATCCGTACATGCCCTTGAACCTTTTAATTAATCTGAGCTagctatatatgtatgtgataattttgtttttaagattaaaaaccCCATGCATATATAGAcacaaatagagagagagagaagaacaaTGTCCGTATAATTTAGGAACAATTTATACATAGCTTCACTTTCCAGAACCCCGAAAAAGGCTTTTAATTAAGTACTTTGAAAGtaattgaaataataatatataatttatttattgtttaattgTTCTCGATCGTACACAACGAGAAAGACGGTGAAGGCACCGCCGTGCATGGTTCAATTGAAGAAAAGTTCAACAGGTTAATTAGCTAGCTAGGGAATTTAGGAAAGAAAAACTTTGAAAAGTCAAAGCTCTTTAATTTACGAAATGATAGCAAGTCAAAAGCGCTGGTCAAATATTAACACAAGTCAATTAAGTTGcgtttctagatttttttttttttttcctttttctccaaCATGTGCATCACACTTTTAGTTGAGactttaattaattgtataatatTCTAACAAAATGATTGAGGATGGAGAAGAGGGTGTACGTGCactattttccttttcttttcttttttatagtgTGCTAGCTTTGACCGAAAAATGCTGTGATTGTGGAACGGTCCATCTAATACCTTAACATCCAATATAATCTTACAATTAAACTCTCTAGGTAGACAACTAACACATTCATGACTTCGCAAATCCAATTCCGTGCATCTCTATCTAGCACTCGGTCGCTTGCTCTGAGATTCGCGCAAATGCATTACATCAACCaaggcctatatatatatatatatatatatatatatatatatatataaagcacaaATTAACATCATCAAGTCGTGCTTATATAAGTGCATCGTTTTGAATTGGTTTGGCAATATGGAATCCGGTCAAGAATCATGATTAGAGGAAACATGCGATGACAAATATGGAAAGATGATTAAGTAAATATACAATTAAGGGCCATTAAGGTATCTCCTCTAAACGGAGATTCTTCCAAATTACGCCTTTGGTGATTTAGCTTTGGCGTAAAATTAATATCATTATAATGAGAATTTTCTATAGCAATCAATTGTCATATATACACAGCACTGAAggtgttattttattttgaggaCTAACTACTAAAATGTCCTGTTAATTATCAGTGgaagttttcaatttttatttatttatttttaatgcatTTCGAACACAAGATCTTTACCATCCTACTGAATGAATCCATTAAGAATGCActgaattttagtatttttttatttttaatttttttaattaagaattaGGTACTAATTTTAAAAGTGTAATAGTATgcatgtataattttttaatcatttttgtGAGAAAAGAGTGGACCGTGCTGGGCTAGCGTTGTATTTTTACAGACACCGAGTTTGAGTCCAAAGTCCAAACTTGTAGGATCGATTTGTTTGGGTCTATATTTGGAAGATCGCACTTAATTAGCCCAATAAAGTGGCTGGACCTAATCCGTAAAAACCAAACCAATTGGCCTAGGCCCTGCCctgtcagattttttttttttttttttttgagagatagatagcactctacccgttttatttattttatttagaaaataaaataaacttagctggaaatatgaatcgaCTAGGATTCAagcttgggacctcgggtacaaATCgtcaaatcttttgccacttgctctagggacggtcggtctgaCCGGCAAATATTGCAACTAAGTTAAGAACGACTAGTAAGTAAAATTAACTTGACCTGTTATTTTTGGGTTGACATTGCATTTTTTGTGCATTATCATGAACAAAAAGTGTCTGTTCAGCTCAACAATGATGATGACTTACGTTCGAGACAATCGAGTTGGAAATTTAGTAGGCAACCTTTTCCCACGGTggaataatttatattattatatatgtccGAGTAAATTAATGTCGAACACAGCTACTCAAGTGCATGCTAATACGTCGGTACATGCATGTACATGTATGCGACTAGGTAATTAACTTGTTCTTAACCAGTTGTTTTTTATCATTCCataaaaaagatatattataaatattaaataatagcCCTTAAACTTTGTACAGCAAGCGAGATTAATTGTacgtaagagagagagagagagggggaatcctaatgaattaattaattaagaggaTGTGGATTGTCCCATAATTATCTCCGTCAAAGCACACGAAGGAGTGAGTGTAAAATCATCAAGAATCATCCCACTCAGGATTTCTTACCTTATTGTACGATTATCTCGAATCCAATCTCCTCTAATTATTACACCAAATCCCCTCCCATTAATCGtcatcaattatttatttaatttaatatttaataataattacaccacctctctctctctctccctctctatcctTTGTTATtgttacttaattaattaatttccgGCTCTCCTCTATATAAAGTGCGTTTCCTTCCCGCTCCATTTGCTACAATTGCAGGCAAGAGGCAGGCGACAGCATAGGGTATACTTTGATGGCCAGGAAAAAGGTGAACTTGGCATGGATCTCGAACGACTCGACGCGGCGGGCGACGTTCAAGAAGCGGCGCAAGGGGCTGATGAAGAAGGCTAGCGAACTGGCGACGCTGTGCGACGTGCGGGCGTGCGTGGTGGTGTATGCGCCCGGGGAGGCGCAGGCGGAGGTGTGGCCGTCGCCCGCGGAGGCTGCGCGCGTGCTGGCGCGCTTCAAGAGCATGCCCGAGATGGAGCAGTGCAAGAAGATGATGAATCAGGAGGGCTTCCTGCGCCAGCGCGTCGCCAAGGCCCAGGAGCAGCTCCGCAAGCAGGAGCGCGAGAACCGCGAGCTCGAGACCACCCTCCTCATGTACGATGGCCTTAACTCCGTTGCCGAAGGCGCAGGCGCAGGCGCGGTTGGCCGGCTGCGTGACCTGGGCATCGAGGACGCCACCAGCCTCGCCTGGATGGTTGAGATGAAGGCCAAGGCCGTGCAGGAGCGCATCGATATCCTAAAAGCCCAGATGCATCACGCCCCTTCTGCCGCTGCCGGGGCCgctacctcctcctcctcgcacGCTGCCGCGGCAATCCAACAGCACCAAGGACCGACCGACGCGCTGGTCACGAAGGATAAGACGCCGCTCGAGGCCGCCATGGAGGCACTGCAGCGGCAGAACTGGTTCATGGAGGTGATGAACCCTAGTATCGACAATAACGTTCTCTTCGGCGGCGTCAGTGGGCCGGCAGAAGAGATGATGTTGATGCAGCCCTACATTGAGACCACAATGCCGTGGCTCGATCCCTACTTTCCTCTTAACTGATCATGATCTCTCTATCCTCGCATGCAAAAAATTATACATCGATCGATCTGTGATGGAATTTATAATTAAGGATATATTAGTAGTTCTTTTTCCTTCCCCGGCCCTACGTCGATCTTACGTCTTAGTTTTCCTTTTACTTAGTCGCAGAATAAGTCTAGAGTTAATTAGAGGGTTCGCCTGCTGATGATGAGAATGCATGCGTTAGGCCAGCGCGTGTTGCTTATAACCTAGCCGTGTATGTAAATAAAGAGAATGCATTAATGCttacaaattttaattctcgtgattactattttttatgttgCATGCATGGTTACGGGCGCACGcacatacaaaagaaaaaacaaaaaacaaaaaacaaaaaaacataaCTCGTTGTTACTTGCGTCTCTAATCTTGCATTCATTTGTCTCTCAATTTTTAGGATAAGAGTTAATCGGATAAATTAACGCTGCATATGTACTATATATCCTTCGTAATTTATTAATGTTATGAAAATGTGAATGCTCTGTACATTGGGTGCAAATTAATTGAGTAATGAAATGGCACCTATatcatttattaattaaagtatgtaTGACGGAAAAAAGGTTGGAGTTAATTATTCCTGTTAATATATATAGGGAAGGGATTTAATTGTTGGTCTAGTTGTTACTAGTTATTCATCTGTCTTTCTCTCTTGCCACGgaaagagagatatatatacagCTGTGATATTCCTATTGTGCGTGTTTGCGATAATATGGTCTCtaacaaaattaattagcaAGCATTGATGTATATGGTTATCAGGAGGAAGCTAGAGCCTGCCTGAAGAAATAAGACGTctctaataattaaaagtttCGTAAAGGGTCTTTATTACTATTATACATGTGGATAAAGTTAAAGAgctggcatttttttttttttctcttttttgagagaaagatagcatgttatccgtgaattcgaacttggaatctcagGTATTAATTACCAAACTCTTTGCTTGCGCCAGAGATGGTCGGTGAAGAGCTGGCTAATTAAAAGCTGGATAAAATTAGTATTCCATTGTTTAACCGCCAAGAAAATGTTTTCCATTTTTCTTGCACTTGGTAGGAACACTGTCGACGTTACCCGGCAGGCTTTCGCGTTGTATGTCCAGCTCGATCTACTCCGTCATTACCACATTCATTCATAGCATATCGTTCTTGCCGGCGTACGTACAGAAGTGAACACAAGATCGCATTAGGAATTTCCAGAAatgaactaattaattaaatggtaGTTGTCTGCTGAAACATTGCTTACTGGAGTCTGCTGAAAATTAAGTGAGACATCTGCACGTACTTAATGACATTAATTTGAACAATTAGGATTCAGGAAAGAATAGCAATACATTCAACCCGCTTAATTAAGTATATATTCAATCATCTATTAAGTGTCgcctaataaaaatttgtccCTTTAATTTATTGTCCTTTATTTTTGGAAGAAGCTAACTACGTACTCcatttttcttaagaaaaagaaaacaaaaaaagggatGATCGAAGATGTTCAAGGGTATTCATTTTGATTAAAAGGTGTGGAAAATATCATTGCATGTCTTGAACATTGGCCGTCTCATAAGGTTTCACGGGAAAAGAAATTTCCTCTCATAAACCTCAATAAATATTTGCTAAACATCCTCTGAATTCGCTGAGACAAAAAACTTACAACTAGCATAAATGGGCATATTTACATCAACATGTACATGCTATGCTCAcgaggaaatttttttttttttaaaaagggaaaacagaaaaaaaaaaaaagagaaaaatatatagctTAATTCGATCGGGGTGTCCGTCACGCACGCCACCTCACGAGCTTGATTTCTGATCTAGGAGCCTCGATTTATCAAGGATGGACCACAGCACATGGACATCCTCGTACGAGCACGCCATCACCTCGCCATGAAGCTTCAACCTTTGGTGATCGTGCACCGCTGCAGGAAATCGATTGAGAGTGCATGCTAATATTTAGTTCAATTTTCGGTCGTTCGGTTTTCTTAAAGGTACATGAATCTAACAGGAAGAAATCAATGATACGTACCGGTTTGCGACTTCTTCTCTCTCGGATGGCTGAATATAGCGCGAGCTTTTCGGAACGGAAAGGCGATGGTGCGCACCCAAGAGCCCATGAGCTAGCTAGCTCTATAGTACTatgaagttaaaattttaataagtgTTTGATGTTTAAGTACTACAACAATGTTCCTTTatgtttctatatatatacacacaaacACATGCGCGTGGGGCGTTGGAGAGAGGGCTTAGACAAGTTAGTTAGTTGAGGAGTACTGCAGGGAGAGGAACATAAAGGAGGCAAGATCCGAGAGACGAGGTCTGAGCTTGATCGAACGGGCACATGCGTCACCATTATTCGTATTCCCCCAAAGTGGTCTCCAACACAATCAAAATGCTTCTTGTCCTCTACCTGCGCCTCCTTAATTTGTTTTCCCTGCCTGGCTATTGCTAATTAAATCATTATTACATATTAATTTGCACCCATGTCGATTGATACCGTAGGCCTTTGTTGTCAGTTTATTTATCTGTTTAACTAGTTTACGCAGCTATTTTGAGGCCGCCTGCACCATGATATTTTTGAATGCGAAAAAGAAAGGATGAGACCGACTGTTTCTAGAGTAAGcgacaaaggacttggtggttggtatccgagatccaagttcaaattctagtcaattcacattttcagctaagttttatttttaaatgaaagaaacaaagcggatagcgtgctacctatctctctctctctctcaaaaaaaaaaaaaaatttattttttctacttgactttaaaagtaaaaaaagtaaaaagaaaaaagaaaaggtaaaaaaaaaaaaaaaaaaaaaaaaggtgagattTTTACTTGGCTACAAATAAAAGTTTCGATGCACTTGTCCTTTACGTACGTGTAAACGTCTAGGCTGGAGGGctgcaaaaatttaattttctcgtCATGAtgtgattaatattattaaggTCAAATTAAAGAGACATGCATGAGGTCGTGCGCCCCTCTTATTGGTCCatggaaaatattttatttaggaaTGATTAATTGCACCTAGTTTTATGTTTTTCTAAAAGTAAAATATGCTCGTCCACGTGTGTGTTCTTGTCACGTCGAGATTCCTAACAATCCGTACTCCCAAAAAGCGATCCTCAATTCTCAGATTCGTACCGCAAATTGCTGCTTAAATAGAAATTGCTTAGCAGCTGCATGCATCTCcgataaatttgatatttttctttttttgttctcttttaaGGGGGGGTCAATGCTCCATCGTATCTGTTTAATTACCATGTCCGTCCATTTAATGCCCTATTTGGAAATGTCAAATCTCCGACTAATTGAAAGATTAGTTTTCTTGAATTTGACACTTGGATTAGTTTGAAAAGATTTTCGtcgatttgaaatgatttgataaGACTTCTCATGATAAGCCCAACCATGATGCCACTAGGAACCCGGCTACTGTGGCAAGTGGAGATCTTGGGCTTTGGACCACCCTAATGCGAAATCCCGACCCGATCCAATGTTTGTtaggccgggccgggccgggccggatCTCATCGAGTATGGGCTCTCTTTAATATACGCTACGATTCTCAGTCCTCAATATTTTAAGATTGAGGACGGCCCATGTACCAGGTCCCTTAGCATTTTTGTTCTAGGTCCAGATCTATGGAACATAGTAGCAAATACTAGCTATGCAAATAttcagaaaattttattaaatatatatattacaactCTTATAGAATATGCGACTGCATATATTTTATGCCTGGCAAACACGTATTGTCGTATTGAGAGGTAGGAgggatttaattaattaggtgaTAAACGGTGCAATTTAACCAACCCTTTTTTAATGACGCGAATGTATCGCGGATTGGTGTTGTATGTAgagaaacaatatatattaattgtgtTGAATATTTATGACGCCATACAACTGAGAAGATTCACATCACAAAGATATAGAATGCCCCACGTACGTACCTTGTGTTTgatctagctatatatatatatatatatatatNNNNNNNNNNNNNNNNNNNNNNtatatatatatatatatatatatatatagttgctcACAACAAtccgataaaaaaaaaaacaaaaaaacaaaaaaaaaaaaaacaaagaaagaacgaaagaaaaaagACGCATGCAGTAGCTAGCTAGTACTGAATACATTCAAACAAAAGCATATAGAACAGGACGGACATCACGTTGCACGCAGCGAGTAAGAACATAACGTGGGacatgcatgaaaataaaatagagaCTTGCATGCATGATAAAATGCCTATGTGCTGCTAGGCTCGGACATCCCGCGGCGGACCTTCTCAATATACTCCTTGGCCTTCCTATCTACGTCGGGCTTGGCGTACCAGTAATCGTTGTCGTCATTGCTCGGCCGCACCTTCCTCTCATATTTGCTGTGTTCGGGCTCGGCCTCTTCTTCCACGTACCTCGCCTTCTTGAATCCAAATAAGGAAAGCAGAGGCTTCTTTCCTTTACCCAttatcgatcgatcgatcgatcgatcgatctactccttaattaatttgctgTAACCACAACGAttactagctctctctctctctctctctgtctctatgTCTACACTAGCTAGATGTTGTATTAATTGTTTTGCCTGTGAGGAGAAAGGCTATGGTGCCCACAGAATTTATAGCAGAGAGGGTCACTGAGCACTCGATCGGGGCCGTAGCCTGTCGATCCTAGCAATACGAAAGGTTGGTGGAGTTGTTTGATTTGGTCCGTTGATGGGAATCCGGACGGTCAGTACGCGTCAGATTTGTTTACTCGGGAATTAGGCAGgtcatataattaattaacgaGTAAGAGTAGAGATCACCAGATCAATGATATGAAAGTAGGAAAGTGCCGAGTTTTTTAATCCCCTAATAATTACTTTTTGACTCTGACCGCTCGCCCTGTCTTCTCAACTAGGCAGGCTTTTTCGGATTTGAAATATGTAGTATGATACGGATCTTCGTACCGTTCCTATTTTTCCttgctttattaattaattaatgtatagcCACAGGCATCCCACTATTAATTCCGCGTTTTATTCCTAGGTAACTTGCTCGATACGGTAcagcatattattattattattattattattattattattattatgggaAATTAAGCCATGCAGTTTTTCCACCATGTGCTACGCGTGTTCTTTTGTGCTTTTTTTCACACAACAATACTGCACGCACGTACATATGTGTTGTAAATAGGTAATTAATGAGCTCtgatcaatttttaaataacaacaaaataaaaaaaaaaagtagcaatTAATCTCTCACTAGTTGCTACCTATCGAtccgttgttttctttttttaagaaaaaaaatttaaaatcttcaCTGTTTTGAGTGTATGATAAAGCTGCTGCATTTTGGTTAAAACTTGCTCTGGCCTTCCATGTTGGAGTGATGAGTCTCTTCGTTAAAAGATCAGATGTAGCTAGCTTACAGGATCGCGCGACTCGATCTTACATAAAAGATTAGAGAAGAACGCTTCTCCTTGGaaacccttttttcttttttttttttctttttttttaatgaatagtCCTAGAACATGAAAAATTAAGATGCGGTCAAAAAGTAAGAGAGAAGAGATGGGTGCTTTAATTGTTTGTTAACCGAAATGAGCTCTGATTGGCTCCGAAGAGTGCGTTTTCCAAAAGCGCTTCCCCTTCCTCCGGCACGAAATTGACGTTGCAACCCCACCCACCCAATTCCGTACCCTTTCCTCGATCGCGCGCCGTTCAGTCTCGCCAACTTGCAGTAGTAATTATTTGcccttcttaattaattaattaatctatctATTAGCATTGCTATACACGCGTAATGCTTGCTTCATCATTAAGCcgcttaattatattattattattagaataaaatatacCAAAGCGTGCTCATCGGTGTAGAATAAGTAACGTAAAAGTCCTTGATTGTTAGGCAAGTCTTTTACACATGTCGAGCTAGCTAGAACGGGAGATCGAAGAACAACTTTCGAAGGGAAGGGCGAAAGTTATCGCGTTCGAGCTCGGGTCCTCTTTTAATTGTTTAATGCGTGGCTTAATTAGTCCAAGGAACTCATGCTTAATTCTTTGAGTGAGGAACTCGTGGTAAAAATACTTGAAAAAAGTTACGCATCGGAAGCGTTTTGAAATTGCCGATTCTGGTTAATTAATAAAGTGACGTGCCGTGAATGGAGAAAGCAGAATATTGTAGATATATGCCAATGCGGAAAGGCTTTCCGCTTTCCCTATTAAACTTTGTATTTTCTAGAAAGTAGGAGAGGACTCGGTCGAAGAcaattaattagattagataAACATTAAAAGGAATATCGGTATCCGGCACATGATCAATGTACCTAATGCATGCTAATTAATATACCATCAACGCGTCCGATTGTTCCACATAATTCCATTTATATACCCAACCCCAAGGTGCATGCACTAGTATTAATTGCAGAGGAGAAAAGAGTGAGCATTTGTTACTTTCATTTGTGGTACCTAGCTACTTGAAAGTGAAAATACacatctattattattattattattattattataattattatgtgAATTTGTGAAAAATATTCACCTCCAAACTCGCATATGTAATAGAGCTTGATACAAAGCTAAGGTTAGGAGGATGACGACACATATAATCcacacaataataataaaggaaaagaggaaaaaggaaagaaaaaaaaaaaaaaaacttgaacgaataactcaaatatttttttactggaTTTTCCTCTAAATCTGCCGCagacagaaaaaatttctaaattaggATGGAGTTGAAATGTTCTATTATTATAAGCTAAATTACTGTACAGGTCTTCATAGTTCATGCACAACGTACGAGGACTGGTTGAGAAACTCCTCGATGAAGTAGCAAGTCCACCCAGTATGCGGCAGGGATGGAGACCGGAAGTAAGCGAGGGAGGATGGGTCCATTTACCTCACAGGGCCCAACAGGCCGACATGCAACGAGGCCCCAGGACGACCCTGAGCCAAGGCCCACATAATTGCTCGAGAAACTCAACCAAAAAGAAAGTGGGCCGAACAGGCCCAAGAGGTGGTGCGAGCTTGTCGTTCTGGTATTGGCAGCCCAACGTACGTTAGTCCGCACGTTGCCCCAACGGTACGGCAGCGAATAACTTGACCGGCGGAAACGAGCATCGAGAGGGCATGCAGTAACCCCAACCCGTATACAATCTGAAACATCCCGTACTGGTTTCCACCTTTTagggtcccttttttttttttttttttttttcagggtcTGTGTTGTATGGTTAAACATCTTGTTAGGCAcgtttttctttctctttttgtaTGCAACTCAGAAGATTTTGCAGCAGTGATAGATGGAAGTATGGTTAAATGTCACAATTTAGATAAATCATGCCACTGAtggaaattaaaagaaaagaaaaaaaaaaacactacttCTGTTTCTGAATCCTTTTGAATGCTTTAAAAAAGCATAAGATGCAAGATGTTCATCCATTTTCTAAAATCGTGATTTCAGCATCATCCATTCATCCTACTTACGAAGCTcctctggtttttttttttttttacagttttgCTCCTCTggtctatttttttctttttatcgtTTACagttttgctatatatatatatatatatataatatatatatatatatatatacagagagagaagagagagaagagagagagagagagagagagagagagagagagagggggggggaggTGAGGCAATAAGGGGAATGGAAACAAATAACCAAAGAAACCCAATTATTGCTCGGACCCTGCCTACTAATCAGTTTGCATTAACTCTTTAGGTTGGGTTTGGCATTTTTACTCCACAAAATAATACTAGAAGCTTCCATCCAACAACTCACCCAGTCACCCGTCTGCAGCCCGTCCCGGCAGCAGTACTATTTTTCAGCCAATCAAATTTAGGCCGTTCCGGCAGCAGTACTATTTTTTCCTCCTAAAACTTAGctattacattaattttttaaaaaataaaaattattttaattttttattaatataaaaataattaatttaaatacaGATGATTAAGTATAATTAATTGCCGTAAAAAAAAGATCACCTTCCAGATATG contains the following coding sequences:
- the LOC109709420 gene encoding agamous-like MADS-box protein AGL80, translating into MARKKVNLAWISNDSTRRATFKKRRKGLMKKASELATLCDVRACVVVYAPGEAQAEVWPSPAEAARVLARFKSMPEMEQCKKMMNQEGFLRQRVAKAQEQLRKQERENRELETTLLMYDGLNSVAEGAGAGAVGRLRDLGIEDATSLAWMVEMKAKAVQERIDILKAQMHHAPSAAAGAATSSSSHAAAAIQQHQGPTDALVTKDKTPLEAAMEALQRQNWFMEVMNPSIDNNVLFGGVSGPAEEMMLMQPYIETTMPWLDPYFPLN
- the LOC109709709 gene encoding uncharacterized protein LOC109709709, which translates into the protein MGSWVRTIAFPFRKARAIFSHPREKKSQTAVHDHQRLKLHGEVMACSYEDVHVLWSILDKSRLLDQKSSS